DNA from Pseudocitrobacter corydidari:
AACAACTGATCAATGCCGATCCGCAGCAGCTCAAGGCGCTGGGCATGCCGCTCAGGCGGGCGGAATCGCTTATCTATCTGGCAAGCGCTGCCTTATCCGGGGAACTGCCGATCACCGCGCCCGACGATATCGAACAGGGAATGAAAACACTGCAAAGTTTCCCCGGGATTGGTCGCTGGACGGCGAACTATTTCGCCCTGCGCGGCTGGCAGGCCAGCGATGTGTTTCTGCCGGATGATTATCTGATTAAGCAGCGTTTCCCCGGTATGACGCCCACGCAGATCCGCCGCTATGCCGAGCGCTGGCACCCCTGGCGCTCTTATGCGCTGCTACATATCTGGTATACGGAAGGCTGGGCCCCGTAAGGGTTACTCTTTTTGTGAGAAGCGGTTGTGGACGCGCGGCATGGCATCCGGGTGCGCGCCGTATATTGTCACGCGACCACGGCCATTGTTTTTCGAGGCATAGCACGCGATGTCGGCCTGCGAAAGCAGGTCAGTTAGATTGGTGTTATGCCGGTCGATGAAGGTGATCCCCGCGCTGGCGCCGACATGGTGCGTGCGGCCTTCCCAGGTAAAGGGGTAGGTATTTACGCCGTCGACAATCCGCTGCGCAATATCGTGCGCGTCCTCTTCTTTACACTCCGGCAGCAGCAGGCCGAACTCATCGCCGCCCAGTCGGGCAAGAATATCGCCTTTACGTACCAGGCTGAGCATCAGCGCTGAAATCTCTCGCAGCAGGGCATCACCGGCAGCATGACCGGCATTATCGTTGACGGACTTAAAGCGGTCGAGATCGATAAAGACCAGCGCATGACGTTCCTGCGCGTTATCAATGTTGAGCAGATGGCGCTTAAGATGGCTTTCAAAACTTGCCCGGTTCGCCAGATGGGTAAGGACATCGTGCGAAGCGCTGTAGCTGAGCTGACGCAGCATCTCGCGCGATTCGGTGACATCCTGAATCACCAGTACCGAACCGATATTTTCGCCGTTCAGGGTACTCAGCGGGGTAATGCTGTACTGAATATCGAAGCTGCCGCCGTGGCGGCTATGCAGGACCAAATCGTCGTCAATATCGCTACGCGAGAGATCGCCCGTACGAAAGTTGCCGATCAGCGGGCCGTGATCGCCCACGCTGATATGCAGGACAGAAAGTAGCGGTTTATTCAGCGCTTCCTGCTGTGTCCAGCCGCTCATCTTCTCCGCGACGGGGTTCATAAAATTGATATTCATATTGATATCAGTACAGACGACCGCTTCGCCGATGGAATCAAGCGTGATGTGTAAACGCTCTTTTTCCTGAAACAGCGCGTCGTTCAACTCTTTCACTTCAGTCATATCAATATTAATGCCGAGCAGGCGTTCCACTTCGCCCTGCTTATTCAGCACGCGGTTAGCAAGCGAGCGAATATGACGAATTTTACCCTTAAATTTTACGCGAAATTCCAGCATCAATGGCGTCGTGGATTTCAGCGAGTTCAGCACCTTGCGGGTCGCTTTTTCGCGATCTTCCTCGACCAGACACGCTTCCCAAATCTGCCAGGTGGGCTGGATATGTGAAGGCACGCCATAAAGCTCAAACATGCGTTTATCCCAGCTGATTTTGTTGGGCTTAAGATCCCACTCCCAAATTCCCACGCCGCCCGCTTCATTGGCAAGCGTAATCCGTTCCATCAGACGTTGATTGACCTGCTCGGTTTTTTTCAGTTCGTCGATATCTTCAATCTGCGCAATAAAGTACAGCGGCGTGCTGTCCGGGTTACGCACTAATGATACGGCCAGCAGTGCCCAAACCACTTCGCCCTGACGCGTGTAATAGCGCTTCTCCATGGTGTAGGTGTTGATGTCACCACGTACCAGACTGTCGCGCTGATGCAGATCGGAATCTAAATCTTCCGGTAAGGTCAGTTCCTGAAAGGTGAGTTCGCGGAACTCATCCGGGCTGTAGCCCAGGAACTGGCAGAGGGCTTTGTTTACCTGCAGCCACTGTCCTTCCGTACTCACCAGCGCCATACCGATTGCCGAGTATTCCATCGCATTGCGGAAACGTTCTTCGCTTTCAACGATATGCTTGCTTTCGGCACGAAAGGCGTACATCACCATGGTCATGACGTTTGCCGGAAGCAGAATCATCACAAACGGCATCCACGACGCATTGGTAACGGTATAGACGACGGAAACGTGCTGCGAGAGCGTGGAGTCCGACATAATCAGCGACACCAGCATCACCGTGCACAGAAAAACCATAAACGCTTCCATACGCGGTAAGCGCACGGCGCTCCACATCAGTAATACGATGATGCAGGTATAAGGCCATGGCATATAAATCATCGACAGCGCGCTAAGCGCGAGGGTCACGGCCAGCGTCAGCAGCGTTTCCAGCAGCAGGCGCGGGTTGCGATGACGCAGCAGATAATGCGGCTTAAACAGCAGCCCCAGCGGCACCAGCGCCAGCGCGCCAATGGCTTCAGAAAGCGTCCAGACAATAAATGATTGCAGCGGGTTATCGCTCGGCACCAGCAGATAGACCAACAATCCGCCGACCAGCGGCGGGATCAGCGCGCTGCCGATGGCGAGGCGGATCCAGTCATGCAGATTTTGCAGCGGGTTATAACACGGTAACAGCTTACGCAGCAGCAGGCCGCCCACGGCGGCTTCGGCGATGTTAATACCGGAGTAAATCAGGTTTAGCTCGTGCAGCGGGAAGAGCACCAGCGATGCCGCCACATTGCCCAGCGTACAGGCAATAGCAATGGCGGGCCACATTCTGCGGCTGTGGCGATAAAACGCCACCATCATGACCGACGTCGGGAACCACAGCGGCGCAAGCAGGGCGCCAAGTTGCGTCAGCTCAAGCGAAAAAAGGGTAAAAATGAACGTCACCAACCCCAGACTGGCCAGACGGAGCACAGGGTGAGTAGGAACAACGAATACTGGCCGGGATACTTTATTCATTACCATTTTCGCGAAGAGCGCCGTCAGGCGGGTTTCAGATTAATCTGATAGAAGATGACGTCATGCTAGTACAAAGCATTAATAATTAATATGGTGGTAGCACATAAATTGATAGCACCGAGACCGGGCTTGCGCAACCCGATGGGGCTGGAAAGCGCACGCTTTCGCCTCCCAGGGCAATAGTCGTAATGGGACTTTTCGCTTTCCCCCCGCGTAATCACGCGCATTCGACTGGTATCGCGGGCGTGAAATCCCTATAATTGCCGCGTTTGACGCTCTGGCGTCGTCCTTCCTTATCATCCAGGTTAATCAGGTCGCAAAAATTTATGACTGATAAGTCTCATCAGTGCGTCATCATAGGCATCGCCGGCGCATCGGCTTCGGGTAAAAGTCTTATCGCCAGCACGCTGTATCGCGAATTACGTGAGCAGGTCGGTGATGAACACATTGGCGTTATTCCCGAAGACAGCTACTACAAAGACCAAAGTCATTTGTCGATGGAAGAGCGTGTTAAGACCAACTATGACCATCCGAACGCGATGGATCACAGCCTTTTATTGCAGCATCTGCAAATGCTCAAACGCGGCGAACCCATCGAATTACCGGTCTACAGCTATGTAGAACATACCCGCACCGCCGAGACGGTTCACGTCGAACCAAAAAAAGTCATTATTCTTGAAGGTATTTTGCTGCTGACGGAAGCGCGTCTGCGTGAAGAGATGAGCTTCTCGATTTTCGTCGATACGCCGCTGGATATCTGCCTGATGCGCCGCATTAAGCGCGACGTTAACGAGCGTGGCCGTTCAATGGACTCGGTGATGGCGCAGTATCAGAAAACCGTTCGCCCGATGTTCCTGCAGTTTATCGATCCCTCCAAACAGTATGCCGATATCATCGTGCCGCGTGGCGGGAAAAACCGCATTGCAATTGATATTCTTAAAGCGAAAATTAGTCAGTTTTTTGAATAACTCACGCGAATTGTGTAACGTGCAGTAATCGCCCCCGCGCATCACACAATGGGGGCTGGTTGTACCAAAGGAGAATGGCATGCGTCTGTGTGACCGAGATATTGAAGCCTGGCTGGATGAAGGCCGACTGGCGATTAACCCGCGTCCTCCCGTTGAGCGTATTAATGGCGCGACGGTTGATGTGCGCCTGGGTAATAAATTTCGTACCTTCAGCGGTCATACCGCCGCCTATATTGATTTAAGCGGCCCGAAAGCGGAAGTGAGCGCGGCGCTCGATCGCGTAATGAGCGAAGAGATCGTTCTCGCAGAAGGCGATGCATTTTATCTGCATCCGGGCGAACTGGCGCTGGCGGTGACGCTGGAATCTGTCACGCTGCCTGCGGATTTAGTCGGCTGGCTTGACGGGCGTTCCTCCCTTGCGCGTCTTGGCCTGATGGTTCACGTGACCGCGCACCGTATCGATCCGGGCTGGTCCGGTTGTATCGTTCTTGAATTCTATAACTCCGGTAAATTGCCGCTGGCGCTGCGTCCGGGGATGCTGATTGGCGCGCTGAGCTTCGAGCCGCTCTCCGGCCCGGCTGCACGCCCCTACAACCGTCGTGAAGACGCGAAGTACCGTGACCAGCAGGGCGCGGTCGCCAGTCGTATCGATAAAGACTGAGTTGAAGCTGGTCTGGTGAGGATGCCATGAGACGTATTTTAACGACGCTGATGATTCTGCTGGTGGTGCTCATCGCCGGCCTCTCGGCGTTAGTTCTGTTGGTCAACCCGAACGACTTCCGCAGTTATATGGTGCGGCAGGTCGAAGCACGCAGCGGCTATCAGCTTCAACTGGATGGCCCGCTGCGTTGGCACGTCTGGCCGCAGCTCAGCATTTTGTCCGGCAGAATGCGTCTCACCGCGCCGGGCGCAACGGAGCCGCTGGTTCGCGCCGATAACATGCGTCTGGACGTGGCGCTGCTGCCGCTGCTTTCGCATCAGTTGCAGGTCAAGCAGGTGATGCTTAAGGGCGGGGTAATTCAGTTAACGCCGCAAAGTGAAGCCGCGCCGGTTGAACATGCGCCCGTAGTCCCGAAAGAAAACACCTTACCGCTGGTACCGGAAGATCGCGGCTGGTCATTTGATATCTCTCGCCTCAAAGTGGCCGATAGCGTGCTGGTGTTCCAGCATGCCGATGATGAACAGGTTACGGTACGTGATATTCGTCTGGAGATGGAGCAGGACGAACATCATCTGGCCACGCTCGATTTTTCTGGCCGCATCAATCGCGATCAGCGCGATTTAGCGCTGGCGCTGACCGCGCGTATCCAGGCCGGAGATTATCCGCACCGTCTGGACGCGCAGCTTTCGCAAATTACCTGGCAGCTCCAGGGCGCTGACCTGCCTTCGCAGGGCATTAGCGGTGCCGGTAGCGTGAATGCGCGCTGGCAGGAAGAGCAGAAAACGCTGAGCTTCAGCGACATCAACTTCACGGCGAACGACAGCTCACTGCGCGGCTCTGGCAGCGTGGTATTGAGCGACCATCCTGTATGGACGCTCGATTTGCAGTCTGACAAGCTCAATCTCGATAATCTGTTAACGCGTAGCGCAACATTAACCGACGCCAACGGTGGTCAGCAGGCCCAGAGCGCGCCAAAACAGGCTCGCCCGGTCATTGCCGACAGCGACAGCGTTCCGCAGTACAGCGGCCTGAAAAGCTTTGATGGCGCTATTTCGCTGGTAGCAAAACAGGTGACCTGGCGTGGAATGAACTTCACCAATGTGGTGCATCAGGCGACCAACAAGCGTGGTCTGCTGGATATTACCCAGCTTGAGGGCACGCTGGATGGCGGAAAACTCTCTCTGCCTGGCCAGCTAGATGCCCGGGAATTAACGCCGGCGGCGGAATTCCACCCGCAGCTTGAAAACGTCCAGATTGGCAGCCTGCTGAAAGCCTTTAACTATCCTATCGAACTGACCGGGCGCTTAACGCTGGACGGCGAGTTTGCCGGTACGGCGATTGACGCGGAGAGCTTCCGTCGCAACTGGGAAGGGAAGGCGGATATCT
Protein-coding regions in this window:
- a CDS encoding diguanylate cyclase — translated: MNKVSRPVFVVPTHPVLRLASLGLVTFIFTLFSLELTQLGALLAPLWFPTSVMMVAFYRHSRRMWPAIAIACTLGNVAASLVLFPLHELNLIYSGINIAEAAVGGLLLRKLLPCYNPLQNLHDWIRLAIGSALIPPLVGGLLVYLLVPSDNPLQSFIVWTLSEAIGALALVPLGLLFKPHYLLRHRNPRLLLETLLTLAVTLALSALSMIYMPWPYTCIIVLLMWSAVRLPRMEAFMVFLCTVMLVSLIMSDSTLSQHVSVVYTVTNASWMPFVMILLPANVMTMVMYAFRAESKHIVESEERFRNAMEYSAIGMALVSTEGQWLQVNKALCQFLGYSPDEFRELTFQELTLPEDLDSDLHQRDSLVRGDINTYTMEKRYYTRQGEVVWALLAVSLVRNPDSTPLYFIAQIEDIDELKKTEQVNQRLMERITLANEAGGVGIWEWDLKPNKISWDKRMFELYGVPSHIQPTWQIWEACLVEEDREKATRKVLNSLKSTTPLMLEFRVKFKGKIRHIRSLANRVLNKQGEVERLLGINIDMTEVKELNDALFQEKERLHITLDSIGEAVVCTDINMNINFMNPVAEKMSGWTQQEALNKPLLSVLHISVGDHGPLIGNFRTGDLSRSDIDDDLVLHSRHGGSFDIQYSITPLSTLNGENIGSVLVIQDVTESREMLRQLSYSASHDVLTHLANRASFESHLKRHLLNIDNAQERHALVFIDLDRFKSVNDNAGHAAGDALLREISALMLSLVRKGDILARLGGDEFGLLLPECKEEDAHDIAQRIVDGVNTYPFTWEGRTHHVGASAGITFIDRHNTNLTDLLSQADIACYASKNNGRGRVTIYGAHPDAMPRVHNRFSQKE
- the udk gene encoding uridine kinase; its protein translation is MTDKSHQCVIIGIAGASASGKSLIASTLYRELREQVGDEHIGVIPEDSYYKDQSHLSMEERVKTNYDHPNAMDHSLLLQHLQMLKRGEPIELPVYSYVEHTRTAETVHVEPKKVIILEGILLLTEARLREEMSFSIFVDTPLDICLMRRIKRDVNERGRSMDSVMAQYQKTVRPMFLQFIDPSKQYADIIVPRGGKNRIAIDILKAKISQFFE
- the dcd gene encoding dCTP deaminase; translation: MRLCDRDIEAWLDEGRLAINPRPPVERINGATVDVRLGNKFRTFSGHTAAYIDLSGPKAEVSAALDRVMSEEIVLAEGDAFYLHPGELALAVTLESVTLPADLVGWLDGRSSLARLGLMVHVTAHRIDPGWSGCIVLEFYNSGKLPLALRPGMLIGALSFEPLSGPAARPYNRREDAKYRDQQGAVASRIDKD
- the asmA gene encoding outer membrane assembly protein AsmA → MRRILTTLMILLVVLIAGLSALVLLVNPNDFRSYMVRQVEARSGYQLQLDGPLRWHVWPQLSILSGRMRLTAPGATEPLVRADNMRLDVALLPLLSHQLQVKQVMLKGGVIQLTPQSEAAPVEHAPVVPKENTLPLVPEDRGWSFDISRLKVADSVLVFQHADDEQVTVRDIRLEMEQDEHHLATLDFSGRINRDQRDLALALTARIQAGDYPHRLDAQLSQITWQLQGADLPSQGISGAGSVNARWQEEQKTLSFSDINFTANDSSLRGSGSVVLSDHPVWTLDLQSDKLNLDNLLTRSATLTDANGGQQAQSAPKQARPVIADSDSVPQYSGLKSFDGAISLVAKQVTWRGMNFTNVVHQATNKRGLLDITQLEGTLDGGKLSLPGQLDARELTPAAEFHPQLENVQIGSLLKAFNYPIELTGRLTLDGEFAGTAIDAESFRRNWEGKADISLKDVRAEGLNFQQLVQQAVEHSTDVKAQESYDSATRLDNLTTAFSLDHGKLTLSDMQGESPLLAVDGKGALDLVKEEGDMQFNVRVVDGWQGQSSLVQILKETAIPLRVYGKWQALNYSLQVDQALRKHLQSEARRRLSDWAEKNKDRQSGKDVKQFLESH